The following are from one region of the Parcubacteria group bacterium genome:
- the secD gene encoding protein translocase subunit SecD, giving the protein MNNRQKLRLKFSLVIVLAVVAGFIAYPQAASKIPKLFDVLNKPKINLGLDLQGGIHLEYKADTSQVDSSQVGDAMQAVQDVIERRVNAFGVAEPVVYTTKSGGEQRLVVELAGVKDINEAKKMISETPFLEFKEESQTTPEQIPQDVLDKTNAEAKAKAEDILKKALAGADFAQLAKDNSQDPGSKDNGGVYDFMKKGSFVSEYENAVFDPSLKDGEIYPKLVESQYGWHIIKKIEIRGEGDNQEFKSAHILILKTTQPQPQTDWMATGLTGKNLKSASVQFKSQGLSEPEVSLKFDDEGTKLFAEITKRDIGKRIAIFLDGEIITAPTVQSEILNGEAVVTGSYTVETAKELVKRLNEGALPVPITLVGQQSVEATLGQVSLEKSLKAGLIGLMLVIIFMLVYYRFLGLIASFALLIYSALMISIFKLSGFTPWQITLTLPGIAGFVLSIGMAVDANILIFERTKEEVRKGRNILSAVEEGFKRAWTSILDGNMSSIITALILVEMGTGFVKGFAVTLIIGVLASMFTAVVITRTILRFILGPWIESKMWLVGAKKESI; this is encoded by the coding sequence ATGAATAACAGACAGAAACTTAGATTGAAATTTAGCTTAGTAATTGTCCTGGCGGTTGTCGCTGGGTTTATCGCTTATCCGCAGGCCGCTTCGAAAATACCGAAGCTTTTTGATGTCCTAAATAAGCCAAAAATCAATCTTGGCTTGGACTTGCAGGGCGGAATCCATTTGGAATATAAGGCGGACACATCTCAAGTTGACAGTTCTCAGGTCGGAGATGCGATGCAGGCGGTCCAGGACGTGATCGAACGGCGCGTCAATGCATTTGGCGTGGCGGAGCCGGTTGTGTACACAACTAAATCTGGCGGAGAGCAGAGGTTAGTAGTGGAGTTGGCTGGAGTGAAAGACATTAATGAGGCCAAGAAAATGATCAGCGAAACGCCATTTTTGGAGTTCAAGGAAGAAAGCCAGACTACTCCGGAGCAAATACCTCAAGATGTTTTAGATAAAACCAATGCGGAGGCGAAAGCCAAGGCGGAGGATATTTTGAAAAAAGCATTGGCTGGGGCGGATTTTGCGCAACTTGCCAAAGATAACAGTCAAGATCCAGGATCGAAAGATAATGGTGGTGTTTATGATTTTATGAAAAAAGGATCTTTTGTGTCAGAATATGAAAATGCCGTTTTTGACCCAAGCCTTAAGGACGGAGAGATTTATCCGAAACTTGTCGAATCTCAATATGGTTGGCATATCATCAAAAAGATTGAGATTAGAGGTGAGGGAGATAATCAAGAGTTCAAGAGTGCGCATATTTTGATCCTGAAAACAACTCAGCCTCAGCCACAGACCGATTGGATGGCAACAGGCCTAACTGGAAAAAATCTCAAAAGTGCTAGCGTGCAATTTAAGAGCCAGGGACTTTCCGAGCCAGAAGTATCTTTGAAATTTGATGATGAGGGAACGAAGTTGTTTGCGGAGATTACTAAACGTGATATCGGAAAACGGATCGCCATTTTTTTGGACGGGGAGATAATTACCGCGCCGACCGTGCAGAGTGAAATTCTAAACGGCGAAGCGGTTGTTACTGGGAGCTATACTGTTGAAACGGCTAAGGAATTGGTCAAGAGGCTTAATGAGGGAGCTTTGCCGGTACCAATCACATTGGTAGGCCAGCAATCAGTGGAAGCAACACTGGGACAAGTATCATTGGAAAAAAGTCTGAAAGCGGGATTGATTGGTCTAATGCTCGTGATTATTTTTATGCTTGTTTATTATCGTTTCCTGGGGTTGATTGCTTCTTTTGCACTCCTCATTTATTCCGCGCTGATGATTAGTATTTTTAAATTATCTGGCTTTACGCCGTGGCAAATCACACTCACCCTTCCTGGAATTGCTGGCTTTGTCCTTTCGATCGGAATGGCGGTGGACGCCAACATTCTCATTTTTGAGCGGACTAAAGAAGAAGTGCGCAAAGGACGCAATATTTTGAGTGCAGTTGAGGAAGGTTTCAAGCGCGCCTGGACTTCAATTTTGGACGGCAATATGTCATCGATCATCACAGCCTTGATTCTGGTGGAAATGGGAACGGGGTTTGTTAAAGGCTTTGCTGTGACGCTCATCATTGGAGTGCTGGCTTCGATGTTTACAGCTGTGGTGATTACCAGAACAATTCTGCGTTTTATCCTTGGACCATGGATCGAGAGTAAGATGTGGTTGGTGGGAGCTAAGAAGGAAAGTATATAA
- a CDS encoding NUDIX domain-containing protein, whose product MNTIITFEKSIGAVVYRREGEKVKFLLLRYLGGHWGFIKGKVDKADETDEKTLRREAQEETGITELKIIPGFLGQEKYFYVAKREEKEKRLKAGRGWWIFKKVLYYLAETNQSAITLSPEHRDYIWMEYGQAYNRVSNLNSKKVLEKANRFLVDSHS is encoded by the coding sequence ATGAACACAATCATAACTTTTGAAAAATCAATCGGGGCGGTTGTTTATCGGCGGGAAGGCGAAAAAGTTAAGTTTTTGCTTTTGCGTTATTTGGGCGGGCATTGGGGTTTCATTAAAGGGAAGGTGGATAAAGCGGATGAAACTGATGAGAAGACCTTGCGCCGAGAAGCGCAGGAAGAAACGGGTATCACTGAACTAAAAATCATTCCTGGTTTTTTAGGACAAGAAAAATATTTTTATGTGGCAAAAAGAGAAGAAAAAGAAAAACGATTGAAAGCCGGACGCGGTTGGTGGATTTTCAAAAAAGTGCTTTACTATTTAGCCGAGACGAATCAATCGGCAATCACATTGTCTCCCGAACATCGCGATTATATTTGGATGGAATATGGACAAGCTTATAATCGCGTGAGTAATTTGAATTCGAAAAAAGTACTGGAAAAAGCGAATCGGTTTTTGGTAGATAGCCATAGCTAA
- a CDS encoding NUDIX domain-containing protein, which produces MESKRQLSVVIALIRNAKGKILLQRRVDPLIPSADGKWEFPGGRIDYGESPEEAIKRECMEEIGCEIEIVRLIPCVQSTIWPRSDGDSQHVLVFCYKAKLKKGTPVPGDKKVSEVKWFSNEEINTVDTLSGIKEFVKLSKK; this is translated from the coding sequence ATGGAAAGTAAACGACAATTAAGCGTGGTTATTGCGCTTATCAGAAATGCCAAAGGGAAGATCTTACTTCAAAGACGTGTCGATCCGCTCATCCCTTCTGCGGATGGAAAGTGGGAGTTTCCTGGCGGTAGAATTGATTATGGCGAGTCGCCTGAAGAGGCGATCAAAAGAGAGTGCATGGAGGAAATTGGATGCGAGATTGAAATTGTGAGATTAATCCCTTGTGTCCAATCGACAATCTGGCCAAGATCTGATGGCGATAGTCAGCATGTATTAGTCTTCTGCTATAAAGCGAAGCTAAAAAAGGGAACGCCAGTTCCGGGAGATAAGAAAGTTTCTGAGGTTAAGTGGTTTTCTAATGAGGAAATAAATACAGTTGACACTTTAAGTGGCATCAAAGAGTTTGTTAAACTATCAAAAAAATGA
- a CDS encoding 8-oxo-dGTP diphosphatase, translating to MSKKILTLCLLRKDNQILLGRKKYGFGASKWNGFGGKVDAGETIEQAAKREMQEESCVTVENLVKRGVLDFEIQGNSEILEVHIFYAEDFSGAPSETDEMKPQWFDVDCIPFDEMWPDDRMWLPLFLAGKKFQGRFLFSREKTPGILEHNLEIVDNFK from the coding sequence ATGTCCAAAAAAATCCTAACACTTTGTTTGTTGAGGAAAGATAATCAGATCCTTCTGGGAAGGAAAAAGTATGGATTTGGCGCGAGCAAGTGGAACGGATTTGGAGGAAAAGTGGACGCGGGTGAAACGATCGAGCAGGCGGCGAAAAGAGAAATGCAAGAAGAATCTTGCGTGACGGTTGAAAATCTGGTAAAAAGAGGCGTCTTGGATTTTGAAATTCAAGGTAATTCGGAAATTCTCGAAGTGCATATTTTTTATGCGGAAGACTTCAGCGGTGCGCCAAGTGAAACCGATGAGATGAAACCGCAATGGTTTGACGTTGATTGCATACCCTTTGACGAAATGTGGCCGGACGACAGAATGTGGCTCCCACTGTTTTTAGCAGGGAAAAAATTTCAGGGCAGATTTTTATTTAGTCGCGAAAAAACACCAGGAATTTTGGAACATAATTTAGAAATCGTGGATAATTTTAAATAA
- a CDS encoding NUDIX domain-containing protein: protein MKNERIKKFKPKPGQVDFTNARWAPVINCVLKYQDKILIVQRTKELNFYPEYWNGVSGFLDDQKSLKQKIREELREELGMASRNILDFKLGEIFHQDAPKYKKTWIVHPILVEVVTDKIKLDWEAKNYRWIKLSETKRLKILPGFSDVLDKLEKWIKK, encoded by the coding sequence GTGAAAAACGAAAGAATTAAAAAATTCAAACCAAAACCTGGCCAAGTTGATTTCACGAATGCGCGGTGGGCGCCGGTGATCAATTGTGTTTTGAAATATCAGGACAAAATTCTGATTGTGCAAAGAACCAAGGAACTGAATTTTTATCCGGAATATTGGAATGGGGTGTCGGGATTTTTGGATGATCAAAAGAGTTTAAAGCAGAAAATTCGAGAAGAGCTGAGAGAAGAGTTGGGGATGGCGAGTCGAAACATTTTAGATTTCAAGCTGGGAGAAATTTTTCATCAGGATGCGCCGAAATACAAAAAAACTTGGATCGTGCACCCAATCTTAGTGGAAGTGGTGACGGATAAAATCAAACTAGACTGGGAAGCAAAGAATTATCGTTGGATAAAATTATCAGAAACAAAACGCTTAAAAATTTTACCGGGATTTTCTGATGTTTTGGATAAATTAGAGAAGTGGATTAAAAAATAA
- a CDS encoding GNAT family N-acetyltransferase — translation MKSDILVRRATIKDLEDILRLNLDLFEKERKEYDKKLDLKWTYGKIGRTYFKKNITDKNGFSIIAADNGKIIGYLCGSFKSSPYTYRIILKYAELDNMFVDEKFRSKGIGKKLAKEFLVWCKEKKADCISVNASIQNEKAIKFYHSLGFKDYSLTLEINR, via the coding sequence ATGAAAAGCGATATTTTAGTCAGACGTGCAACTATCAAAGATCTTGAAGATATTTTAAGATTAAATTTGGACTTGTTTGAAAAAGAACGTAAGGAATATGATAAAAAGCTAGATTTAAAGTGGACTTATGGAAAAATAGGAAGAACATATTTTAAAAAGAATATTACTGATAAAAACGGTTTTTCAATTATTGCTGCGGATAATGGAAAAATTATTGGTTATCTTTGTGGAAGTTTCAAGTCTTCGCCCTATACATATAGAATAATCCTGAAATATGCGGAATTGGACAATATGTTTGTTGATGAAAAATTTAGGAGCAAGGGAATTGGAAAAAAATTAGCGAAAGAATTTTTAGTTTGGTGCAAGGAGAAAAAGGCTGATTGTATTTCTGTTAATGCTTCAATCCAGAACGAGAAGGCGATAAAATTTTATCACAGTTTGGGCTTTAAGGATTACAGCCTGACTTTAGAAATAAACAGGTAA
- a CDS encoding site-specific integrase — MLTKEAIIQFSNWRQFKVKKETVRGYDRELKNFCLFLRNPEIENITLNNVMEYLNGMADLGWDRNSFVGKCMALRKFFEFYRLQGYKVIDEELIPIPDKVMKLPRVASDEQFDQLISVIPKDSNDPRHIRNLAIIGMLWDTGARNGEICSIDKDDLDLTEMRAIIRTEKAKSRRPFREIFWTKATNDHLMRWLEKRKHLDNKVKFDEPEALFVSATSSKYGQRFSIKGLGEMLRKYCNKAEMPYMNAHSFRHHRGHHIIKSGGSTSDVMNILGHSSIQSTTIYTMMRGKELEERARLFLGDNKDRFVEKQADPGFGKALQGFMTFVQNQDKDKESVTAKNLEQQANYFAQQFKGKVPYPQYAT, encoded by the coding sequence ATGCTAACAAAAGAAGCGATTATTCAATTTTCAAATTGGAGACAATTCAAAGTTAAAAAAGAAACAGTACGAGGTTACGACCGCGAGCTGAAAAACTTCTGCCTATTTCTTCGTAATCCCGAAATCGAAAACATCACGCTGAATAACGTGATGGAATACTTAAATGGTATGGCGGATCTCGGCTGGGACAGAAACAGTTTTGTCGGAAAGTGCATGGCGCTCCGCAAGTTCTTCGAATTTTATCGCCTGCAGGGGTACAAAGTGATCGACGAAGAACTGATCCCGATTCCGGACAAAGTAATGAAACTTCCGCGCGTGGCAAGCGACGAACAATTCGACCAGCTTATCTCGGTTATTCCGAAAGATTCCAACGATCCGCGCCATATCAGAAACCTTGCGATTATCGGCATGCTATGGGACACAGGTGCGCGCAACGGAGAAATATGCTCAATCGACAAGGATGATCTGGATCTTACCGAAATGAGAGCCATCATTCGGACGGAAAAGGCGAAATCGCGCCGGCCATTTCGGGAAATATTCTGGACCAAGGCCACTAACGATCATCTGATGCGCTGGCTTGAGAAAAGAAAACACCTTGATAATAAAGTGAAGTTCGACGAACCGGAGGCGCTCTTCGTATCGGCCACCAGCTCGAAATATGGACAAAGATTTTCCATCAAAGGATTGGGCGAGATGCTCAGAAAATATTGCAATAAAGCTGAAATGCCCTACATGAACGCCCACAGCTTCCGACATCACCGTGGCCATCACATCATCAAAAGCGGCGGATCAACATCGGACGTGATGAATATTCTCGGGCACTCTTCAATACAAAGCACGACCATATACACGATGATGCGTGGCAAAGAATTAGAAGAGCGGGCGCGACTGTTTCTCGGGGACAATAAAGATAGGTTCGTCGAAAAGCAAGCTGATCCAGGATTCGGCAAAGCTCTTCAAGGATTCATGACTTTCGTCCAGAACCAAGACAAAGATAAGGAATCGGTCACAGCCAAAAATCTTGAGCAACAGGCAAATTATTTTGCCCAGCAGTTCAAGGGAAAAGTGCCTTATCCGCAATACGCAACTTGA
- a CDS encoding peptidoglycan recognition family protein, whose amino-acid sequence MNIIQKIWKGSPNFWTGRKGYKPEIIVIHIMDGTLSGTDSWFANPASQVSAHYGIGKNGEVHQYVKEEDSAWHAGRVDAPSAKLVKSNVNPNLYTIGIEHEGKPEDVWTDAMKQASASLIREICQHWQIPIDRDHIIGHYQIYSKKPDCPSHDKKILNELVALANQQQTNPSQVEEGIKKIEEGLALIKQTLK is encoded by the coding sequence ATGAATATTATTCAAAAAATTTGGAAGGGATCACCGAATTTCTGGACCGGGCGAAAAGGCTATAAGCCGGAAATTATTGTCATTCACATCATGGATGGCACATTGTCTGGCACCGATTCGTGGTTTGCTAATCCCGCTTCGCAGGTAAGTGCGCATTATGGAATCGGAAAGAACGGAGAAGTTCATCAATACGTGAAAGAAGAAGACTCCGCCTGGCATGCCGGACGAGTGGATGCGCCCAGTGCGAAGCTTGTGAAATCCAATGTCAATCCTAATCTTTACACGATCGGCATAGAACATGAAGGCAAGCCTGAAGATGTTTGGACTGATGCAATGAAACAGGCGAGCGCTTCATTGATACGGGAAATTTGCCAGCATTGGCAAATTCCAATTGATCGAGATCACATCATCGGACACTACCAGATATATTCAAAAAAACCGGATTGTCCGTCGCACGATAAAAAAATTCTGAATGAGCTGGTCGCTCTAGCTAACCAGCAACAAACAAATCCCTCTCAGGTCGAGGAGGGAATAAAAAAAATCGAAGAAGGACTAGCTCTAATAAAACAAACACTAAAATGA
- a CDS encoding LPD38 domain-containing protein, with the protein MENFWNTITAPFKKAAEKTKKTVGDFFAPVSDDVRTRDFIRELPGATEKVGTSILNFGKDVLRAAPRAAASATLSAEGQKEFIPGTGVAPGFEKFLLGEKPIKDIRGTGEEMIQTFGGSEKTAKKYGLPLGFALTAFDIIPGIPKKKVAEEVGEQLIRRYGDDVAKLIMEKGGKSFAEQTLKDGGEKLLEKAGIDLAKVAEPIEQTVKNVTEAIPEIKQNLEIANEGNGDKIIGSIKNDIKKIEILNPEKLQESNPRNLTSNAEEALDKINEKGNPIAREGGEIVPQNMRADEINPPPTSPPIATETPTLNANNIPEGSALDAIDSMTGKTSQSRNLLDWLKGAPEKFADAFNDRFAPIKRFEGMVSDLAGHPIDINSSAYVSARMYAGRMGTVESYLGDLQKILSPLNKERIDFTRFVLSRRALERAERGFENPAGVTADTAKQAMEELKTKVGPEIFDKFNMAEQAIQKWADDNILRPATESGIISQEVYDSVIEKNRHWMPFHVIDELPDSAALDKIPKGMEIFSVSKQGIIQELEGTEKIIRDPFDSIINKLSNAINLIKRNEVAQKLINIRDVMPEAKDFIKPLEKSERAPKGWGSISVFTDGKNTKWIVPEELSWAMHQMNEVEAGILGNFVKFTSAAFRKGATTLYIPFSLSNAVRDAQMAVMTSKYGFNPVDWVKGFAEGLKGAFGWDSKLIDEFAKNGGGFGGFIQSTKELSGVKNQLFEPTWWKRTKAVINPFNLVSNFAEATELAPRLGVYTKALKKGASTLEAAFEARNSTIDFAKSGQEMRIINMWVPFVNARWQALLNTARIFKDSPVKASAKAGALIVTPGVTTYFWNALNYPDLYEDVPRWIKDTYFPLIVGEDKDQDGNRIPKMVLIPKGDVGQIFYNPIEYALDYVRKGEPNNFTKLALEWMSQLAPIPFTRDGELSTTQFLSGALPPILRTPAELATNKSFFTDGPVVPRRLEQVAPTEQYDDKTPYAAVVIGRALGASPMKLAYGLNGLLGGFGREVIDPAKILETTASRFYRSEGGEKRNQAWNLKDETVIGYNTAREQAKRAMEANNTQRATAIIDNWNATAEKILPDILPYLAADDPQEAQKLRSSVTFQMQDIARMQKSVYDKLESAGSSKTMGQMFSNQGLQQSDLKQMRQTSK; encoded by the coding sequence ATGGAAAACTTTTGGAATACAATAACCGCACCATTCAAAAAGGCGGCTGAAAAAACAAAAAAGACTGTCGGGGATTTTTTTGCGCCTGTTTCTGATGACGTTCGGACGCGTGATTTCATTCGCGAACTGCCGGGAGCAACGGAAAAAGTTGGGACATCCATATTGAATTTCGGCAAAGACGTTCTTCGCGCAGCTCCGAGAGCGGCGGCATCCGCCACGCTTTCCGCCGAAGGACAAAAAGAATTCATTCCCGGCACTGGGGTTGCGCCAGGATTCGAAAAATTTCTTCTTGGAGAAAAACCGATCAAAGATATTCGCGGTACCGGAGAAGAAATGATTCAAACATTTGGCGGAAGCGAAAAAACTGCAAAAAAATACGGACTCCCGCTCGGGTTCGCGCTTACCGCGTTTGATATTATTCCAGGAATTCCAAAAAAGAAAGTGGCTGAAGAAGTTGGTGAGCAACTAATCAGGAGATATGGCGATGATGTTGCCAAGCTGATCATGGAAAAAGGCGGTAAAAGTTTTGCAGAGCAAACATTGAAAGATGGCGGAGAAAAGCTATTGGAAAAAGCTGGTATTGATCTGGCAAAAGTTGCGGAGCCGATTGAGCAGACCGTAAAAAATGTCACAGAGGCAATTCCTGAAATCAAACAAAATTTGGAAATAGCGAATGAAGGCAATGGCGACAAGATAATTGGATCAATAAAGAATGATATTAAAAAAATAGAAATTTTGAATCCTGAAAAACTCCAAGAGTCTAATCCCCGCAATCTAACCTCAAACGCCGAAGAAGCACTGGATAAAATAAATGAGAAAGGAAATCCAATAGCAAGGGAGGGCGGAGAAATTGTCCCACAAAATATGAGAGCGGATGAAATTAATCCTCCGCCAACGTCTCCGCCGATAGCGACAGAAACACCAACATTGAATGCGAACAATATTCCCGAGGGAAGTGCGTTGGATGCCATCGACAGTATGACAGGGAAAACCAGCCAGTCAAGAAATTTGTTGGACTGGTTAAAGGGTGCACCTGAAAAATTCGCTGATGCGTTTAATGATCGCTTTGCACCAATCAAGCGTTTTGAAGGAATGGTTAGTGATCTAGCGGGGCATCCAATTGATATTAACTCCAGTGCCTATGTCTCTGCGCGTATGTATGCTGGCCGGATGGGAACAGTTGAGTCTTATCTCGGCGATCTTCAGAAAATTCTTTCGCCACTCAATAAGGAGCGCATTGACTTTACTCGTTTTGTTTTATCTCGTCGGGCATTGGAACGGGCCGAGCGAGGATTTGAGAATCCAGCGGGCGTAACGGCTGATACGGCAAAACAAGCAATGGAAGAACTCAAAACGAAAGTCGGTCCGGAAATTTTCGACAAATTCAATATGGCAGAGCAGGCGATTCAAAAATGGGCGGATGATAACATTCTCAGGCCTGCCACTGAATCGGGAATTATTTCCCAAGAAGTTTATGATTCGGTTATTGAGAAAAACAGACATTGGATGCCATTTCATGTAATTGATGAACTGCCAGATTCAGCAGCGTTAGATAAAATTCCGAAAGGCATGGAAATATTTTCCGTGAGCAAACAAGGAATAATACAGGAGCTAGAGGGAACGGAAAAAATAATTCGTGATCCGTTTGATTCGATAATCAATAAATTATCCAATGCGATCAATCTTATTAAAAGAAACGAAGTTGCTCAGAAATTGATAAATATTCGAGATGTCATGCCTGAAGCTAAAGACTTCATAAAGCCGCTTGAAAAAAGTGAGCGCGCTCCAAAAGGCTGGGGTTCAATTAGTGTATTTACCGACGGGAAAAATACCAAATGGATTGTGCCAGAAGAACTTTCTTGGGCAATGCATCAGATGAATGAAGTAGAGGCTGGCATACTCGGTAACTTCGTGAAGTTTACCTCTGCGGCTTTTCGAAAAGGTGCGACGACGTTATATATTCCGTTTTCGCTTTCCAATGCCGTACGAGACGCGCAGATGGCTGTCATGACTTCGAAATACGGCTTCAACCCGGTTGACTGGGTTAAGGGATTTGCCGAAGGACTAAAGGGCGCTTTTGGTTGGGATTCCAAGCTTATTGATGAATTTGCCAAGAATGGCGGAGGCTTTGGCGGTTTCATTCAAAGCACGAAAGAACTCAGTGGAGTAAAAAATCAACTGTTTGAACCGACGTGGTGGAAGCGGACTAAGGCGGTTATCAATCCGTTTAATCTGGTAAGCAATTTTGCTGAAGCTACAGAGCTTGCCCCTCGCTTAGGTGTTTATACGAAAGCTCTCAAAAAAGGTGCGTCAACTTTGGAAGCAGCCTTCGAAGCTCGCAACTCCACAATTGATTTCGCCAAATCTGGACAAGAGATGCGGATTATTAATATGTGGGTGCCATTCGTGAATGCTCGCTGGCAGGCGCTTCTCAATACGGCGCGCATTTTCAAAGATAGTCCGGTCAAAGCTTCAGCGAAAGCCGGAGCATTGATTGTTACACCAGGCGTAACGACTTATTTTTGGAACGCTCTAAATTATCCAGATTTATATGAAGATGTTCCGCGCTGGATCAAAGACACGTATTTCCCCCTCATCGTCGGAGAGGATAAAGATCAGGACGGCAATCGCATACCGAAGATGGTGCTTATTCCGAAAGGAGATGTTGGTCAGATTTTCTATAATCCAATTGAATATGCTCTCGACTATGTCAGAAAGGGCGAGCCGAATAATTTTACCAAGCTGGCACTCGAATGGATGAGTCAATTGGCGCCGATTCCGTTTACACGCGACGGAGAACTTTCCACTACGCAGTTTTTGTCTGGTGCATTGCCGCCGATTTTGCGTACGCCAGCAGAGCTGGCTACTAATAAATCATTTTTCACTGACGGACCAGTGGTTCCACGACGCCTAGAGCAAGTAGCACCTACGGAACAATATGATGACAAAACACCCTATGCGGCTGTGGTCATCGGAAGAGCTCTCGGCGCCTCACCGATGAAATTAGCCTACGGACTTAATGGTTTACTCGGAGGATTCGGTCGCGAAGTGATTGATCCTGCAAAAATATTGGAAACTACTGCTAGTAGATTTTATCGATCGGAAGGAGGGGAAAAACGCAATCAGGCTTGGAATCTGAAAGATGAAACAGTAATCGGATATAACACGGCGAGAGAGCAGGCCAAGCGGGCAATGGAAGCTAACAATACTCAAAGAGCAACAGCCATAATTGATAACTGGAATGCGACCGCGGAAAAAATATTGCCAGATATCTTACCCTATCTAGCAGCAGATGATCCACAGGAGGCGCAAAAGCTAAGATCAAGCGTGACATTCCAAATGCAAGATATAGCCAGAATGCAGAAATCCGTATATGACAAACTTGAATCTGCCGGCTCATCGAAAACAATGGGGCAGATGTTTTCCAATCAAGGATTGCAGCAGTCGGATCTGAAGCAAATGAGACAGACTTCCAAATAA